The following are encoded in a window of Amaranthus tricolor cultivar Red isolate AtriRed21 chromosome 2, ASM2621246v1, whole genome shotgun sequence genomic DNA:
- the LOC130806019 gene encoding mitogen-activated protein kinase 3, which translates to MVDAAQNPAGGGQVPDFPAVFTHGGQFIQYNIFGNLFEVTAKYRPPILPIGRGAYGIVCSVLNSETKEMVAMKKIANAFDNYMDAKRTLREIKILRHFDHENIIGLRDVVPPPLRREFTDVYVATELMDTDVHQIIRSHQNLSEEHCQYFLYQILRGLKYIHSANVIHRDLKPSNLLINANCDLKICDFGLARPTSENEHMTEYVVTRWYRAPELLLNSSDYTAAIDLWSVGCIYMELMNRRPLFPGKDHVHQMRLLTELLGTPTEADLGFLQNEDARRYIRQLPPLPRQPLKHVFPHVNPLAIDLIEKMLTFDPTRRITVEEALSHPYLARLHDISDEPVCQETFSFEFEKQALGEEEMKEMIYQEALALNPSYA; encoded by the exons ATGGTTGATGCTGCTCAAAATCCTGCCGGAGGTGGTCAAGTTCCTGATTTTCCAGCAGTTTTTACTCATGGAGGACAGTTTATACAGTACAATATATTCGGGAATTTGTTTGAAGTTACTGCTAAGTATCGACCTCCGATTTTGCCTATTGGTCGTGGTGCTTATGGAATTGTTTG TTCAGTGTTGAATTCAGAGACTAAAGAGATGGTTGCTATGAAGAAGATTGCTAATGCGTTTGATAACTATATGGATGCTAAGCGTACTCTTCGTGAGATCAAAATTCTTCGCcattttgatcatgaaaat ATAATAGGGTTGAGAGATGTAGTTCCTCCTCCTTTAAGAAGAGAATTTACTGATGTTTATGTTGCAACTGAGCTTATGGACACTGATGTTCATCAAATAATCAGATCCCATCAAAATTTATCAGAAGAGCATTGTCAG TACTTCTTGTACCAGATACTCCGTGGACTCAAGTACATTCACTCAGCAAATGTCATCCATAGAGATCTGAAGCCGAGCAATCTATTGATTAATGCAAATTGTGATCTTAAGATTTGTGATTTTGGTCTTGCACGGCCAACCTCAGAAAATGAACACATGACAGAATATGTCGTTACTAGATGGTACAGAGCACCCGAGCTGTTGCTTAACTCTTCCGATTACACTGCTGCTATTGATTTGTGGTCTGTCGGCTGTATTTATATGGAGCTTATGAACAGAAGGCCTTTGTTTCCCGGCAAAGATCATGTTCATCAAATGCGTCTGTTGACAGAG CTGCTCGGGACACCTACTGAAGCTGATTTAGGGTTTCTTCAAAATGAAGATGCCAGACGATACATACGCCAACTTCCACCCCTACCTCGTCAGCCATTAAAACACGTTTTTCCTCATGTTAATCCCTTAGCAATCGATCTAATCGAGAAGATGCTAACATTTGATCCCACTCGGAGAATTACTG TCGAAGAAGCCCTATCGCATCCTTACCTTGCTAGATTACATGATATATCCGATGAACCTGTATGCCAAGAGACTTTCTCATTCGAATTCGAGAAACAAGCCTTAggagaagaagaaatgaaagaaATGATCTATCAAGAAGCTTTAGCACTCAACCCGAGTTATGCATAA